The genomic region CTGTGCGTTTTCGCGCTGGCGAGCGTACTGATACCACTGTGTCGCGGCAGGTGCTTCCACGTTTGTCATCATCTCTGCTCTCCCGGGTGATGGCTTTACCCGAAGAACAAGCAAAATTCATGCCCTTTGCTAACAGGAGTTAACATGCAAAAGATTGTGATCGTCGCCAACGGTGCGGCATATGGTAGCGAATCGTTATTTAACAGCCTGCGTCTGGCGATTGCCTTGCGTGAACAGGCTGGTGAACTCGACCTGCGACTGTTCCTGATGTCAGATGCCGTCACTGCGGGTTTGCGTGGACAGAAACCGGCAGAAGGCTACAACATTCAGCAAATGCTGGAGATCCTCACCGCCCAGAACGTGCCTGTCAGATTGTGCAAAACCTGCACAGACGGACGCGGGATCACCAGCCTGCCGCTGATCGACGGTGTCGAGGTAGGAACGCTGGTTGAACTGGCGCAATGGACTCTGGCGGCGGATAAGGTCCTCACGTTTTAATGCGTTGGCGCGAAATTAACTCTCTTTTTGCATTATTAGAATTCGAATCATCGTTTTTGTTACGCATTTAATTTTCTTATGTCAAACGACATAGCATCAAGTTTCTCACGCCCTGTGCCGATATTTTTTCATACAATATCTACCAGGAAACTTGATGCTATGTTCACATCAATTCGCGCCAGAATTATCTCCGCTGCTGCGGGCTGCCTTATGGTAGCCCTGATCCTTAACACCTTAATTAACCTACAGGTGACCCGCCTCGACAATCAGCAAACGCAACAGGAAACACTGCGTAGCACCAGTGCCAGCCATGGTCAGGGTATTCGCGACTGGGGTAACAGTAAGATGTCTATGATTACCTCATTGCAACAGATCGCGTTAGACAGCGATCCTGTTCCTGCCTTTAAACTCTTAGCGCAGGCCGGAGGCTTCACAAACGTTTACGCGGGTTATGCGGACAAAACGGCTCGATTTTCTGATTCGAACGGGATCCCGGCAGATTATGATCCCACCAGCCGCATGTGGTACCAGCAAACAGCCAGTAGTAATGCCCCTGTTATCACTGAACCTTATCTTGATGTAGCCACCAAAAAACTGGTGGTCACCTTCGCGGCACCGCTAACGGAAAATGGCGAACTTAAGGGTGTTGTTGCGGGTGATTTGTCGATGGATACCGTCGTTGATAACGTTCGCGGCATTCGCCCTACGCCGGAAAGTAGCGGTCTGCTGGTCGACGGAAACGGAACGATCATTGCCGCCGGCGATTCCGCCTTAACAATGAAAAACTTCTCCAGCGCCGTTACGGGTCTTACCTTTAAACAGCTGGTCAACGGTGAAGCTCAGACCGGCAGTCTGGCCGGTGTTGATAAATCATTCCTTGCATCACGCGTCGAGGGAACGCCGTGGTGGCTGGTCATTGCGCTGGATGAAAGCGATGCGACCTCGGGTATGGTGGCGCAGCTTAAAGCATCACTGTTGTCGCTGCTATTTCTGGTCCTTATCGGCGGCGCGATTGTTCATCTCATCGTCACCCGCCTGATGAAACGTTTGTCTCAAATTCGCGATGCGTTACGTAATATTGCCAGTGGTACGAACGATCTTTCTCAGCGTTTACCGGACAGTGGCAATGATGAAGTGGCGCAAATTGCCGGGGCGTTCAATGCCTTCTGCGATAAGCTTTCGGTGGTGATGGTTCAACTGCGTGAGGCCAGTGGCTCCGTTAAAATTGCGGCCCAGGAGATCGCGAGCGGTAACCAGGATCTCTCGGTACGCACCGAGCAGGCAGCATCCAGCCTGCGGGGAACCGCCTGCGCCGTTGAGCAAATTACCGCCTCCGTTTCTCAGTCAACCGAGTCTGCTGCGGAAGCGAACGATCAGGCGCAGAAAGCCTCTCAGGCCGCAACGCGTGGCGGTGACGTTGTCACCCAGGCTATTTCAACAATGAAATCGATTGAAGAGGCCTCGGCGAAAATCGGCGACATTACCAGCGTGATAGATGGCATCGCGTTTCAGACCAATATTCTGGCACTGAACGCCTCGGTCGAAGCCGCTCGAGCAGGTGAACAAGGCCGTGGTTTTGCCGTGGTGGCTGGGGAAGTGCGTAATCTTGCCAGCCGAAGTGCCCAGGCGGCCAGGGAGATTAAAACGCTGATTGATTCCACGACGGAGAGCGTGGCGACCGGTTCACGTTATGTCCATCTCGCCGGTGAAAGCATGAAGGAGATAGTTTTAAGCATCAGCAATGCTTCCGGGATTATGCGCGAGATAAATATCGCCTCCAGTGAACAAATGCAGGGGATTCAGGAAATCAACAACGCCATTTCTCATCTGGATCGAATGGTGCAACAGAATGCCGAACTGGTGGTGGAGTCCGCTGCGGCTGCGGACGCGTTGCAGGGCCAGGCAGGCGAGCTGGCTGAAACTGCCGGGCATTTCCGAATTTAATCTTGTTAGGGCGCATTGTTGTCAAAAGTTAGTGCGCCAGATCACGGTTTTTTGCGGCATTTTGTCATTATTGTTTAATCGTTATGCCATTTTTTGATCAAAATCAGCATTCGGAGACTCACTCTTTGGTGTTATGCAAAGAGCAAAATGTGAACAACATCACGCAGTACTTCCGCCAGGAAGTACGTTGTTTTCGATACGGGGTGAAAAATGGCATTAGTGAAAGCAAGTCTGAAATTGTTTGGCGGAGATACCGTGGTCGTGCGCTGTTCTGAGCGCTGCCACATTCATTTGATGAGCGAGAAAAATCACATTAAAGACACGCAGACCGACATTTTAAGCGTGCAGAATCGTGATAACGCATGGTTAACCGTACCGTATACCGGCGTCTGGAATGTGCTGATCGACAGTCACAGCCAGTCGCTGGAACATTCCATCAGCTACATTGCCGCTTGATTGATTTCTCATGCCGGATGGCGTCGCAGGCGACTTATCCGGCCTACAAATTACACTGAACTCCCAGGCCTGATAAGCGAAGCGCCATCAGGCAAAGCCTGGTCGCATAACCCCTTCCGGCATACCTTCGCCTAGTAAGCCGCGTACATTTGCCACCAGATCGTCCAGGCACTCATCCTGCATGCCGAGTTTCAATAACGCCTGCTCAAGCGAGAACAGATACTGGGCATTAGTGCCGAGTGGTCCACTGGCTTTGGCAATCAGCGGCGCAATCACCTGCGCGCGGGTATCGGATTCATACAACGGATGACGCGGATCCATAATAAACACCAGCGCGTTTACCGTCCGCCCATCATCCAGATCCAACTGGCACCAGGTGGGAAGATAGCAACCCGTAATCATTTCACGCTTCCACAGCAGCGTCAGTTCCTGCTCAAGCGAAACCTCTGGCAGGCGATAAGCCACGCCAGTGGTGCGTCCGCCCTCTTTCAGTGCAAGCATACGACCAGGCTGACAGGCTGTGCCCCTCCCTGCGGTGAGTCGCAGACAGAAGGCCCGGTGCCACCCCACCAGCGTACCGGTACACGACTCGTCAAATTCTAATGCCGGGTTCCACATCAACGATCCATAACCGAAGATCCACACCGGTCCATCGTCCGGTCGGCAGGCCAGCGTCGCCGCCAGCGACGCCGTACGTTGTTCTGCTGACCATAAGAGTGATTCTTCAATAGCACCAAATGCCGTTTTGCAATCGGCATTGATCAAGAAATCACGCGTTAACACCTTACATACCTCCGCCACTGCATACTTCCTTGTGACAACTTTTGACGCCTTCCGGGCATTTTAACTGCTCATTTTGAAACCAATAGCAGGACAATATGCAATTCACGGGCCGCTTGCAAGGGAGCTCCTGTGTCACGGAGCACGATTCGCCAACGCATTCGCTGTATCAATAAATTTTGACCTTACAATTGAGGTGCTTATGATTTCTTATGCCATTTGTCATCATCCCCTTTTTCATAATCATTTTTCACCGCCGCCCAGGCGACCTTATGCGCCGTCTCCTCCCGACTGGCGTCGTCACGGCGATCTTCTTTGTCCTTATATTGATCCCAGGCGCTATTGAACGCTTCTTTATAGATGTCCTGTGCATGCGCCGGCAAAACATTCTGAACATTATCCGGAAGGTCTTTTTTGGATTTATAAGGCATAGCGGACTCCTCATTTTTGCGAAACCTTAAGTGTGGTCAACAATGAATCGCCCTGCCACTCTTTTGCGGTTTATTCCTCTGCGCAAACGTCTAACATTCTGTTATTTAAATATTCTCTAAACAAAACTCCCTTTTATAACGGGTTAAATGAGAAAAAGCGGAGCGCGGTAAAATTTCGTAAAACATCACCAGCAACGCCGCGATTTCTGGTATTTTTTACAATCAGTAATACTTTTATAACTAAAATTCTGCCTGCAGAGATGGAGATCGTTAATGACCAATAGCCATGAGGCGGTGAAAACCCGCCACAAGGAGACATCGCTTATTTTCCCGGTTCTGGCGCTGGTAGTGCTGTTCCTGTGGGGAAACAGCCAATCACTACCAGCGGTAATCGGAATTAATATTCTTGCCCTGATTGGTATTTTAAGCAGCGCGTTCAGCGTTGTCCGCCACGCCGATGTATTAG from Citrobacter sp. RHB25-C09 harbors:
- a CDS encoding DsrE/DsrF/TusD sulfur relay family protein, yielding MQKIVIVANGAAYGSESLFNSLRLAIALREQAGELDLRLFLMSDAVTAGLRGQKPAEGYNIQQMLEILTAQNVPVRLCKTCTDGRGITSLPLIDGVEVGTLVELAQWTLAADKVLTF
- a CDS encoding methyl-accepting chemotaxis protein — its product is MFTSIRARIISAAAGCLMVALILNTLINLQVTRLDNQQTQQETLRSTSASHGQGIRDWGNSKMSMITSLQQIALDSDPVPAFKLLAQAGGFTNVYAGYADKTARFSDSNGIPADYDPTSRMWYQQTASSNAPVITEPYLDVATKKLVVTFAAPLTENGELKGVVAGDLSMDTVVDNVRGIRPTPESSGLLVDGNGTIIAAGDSALTMKNFSSAVTGLTFKQLVNGEAQTGSLAGVDKSFLASRVEGTPWWLVIALDESDATSGMVAQLKASLLSLLFLVLIGGAIVHLIVTRLMKRLSQIRDALRNIASGTNDLSQRLPDSGNDEVAQIAGAFNAFCDKLSVVMVQLREASGSVKIAAQEIASGNQDLSVRTEQAASSLRGTACAVEQITASVSQSTESAAEANDQAQKASQAATRGGDVVTQAISTMKSIEEASAKIGDITSVIDGIAFQTNILALNASVEAARAGEQGRGFAVVAGEVRNLASRSAQAAREIKTLIDSTTESVATGSRYVHLAGESMKEIVLSISNASGIMREINIASSEQMQGIQEINNAISHLDRMVQQNAELVVESAAAADALQGQAGELAETAGHFRI
- a CDS encoding DUF1883 domain-containing protein; this encodes MALVKASLKLFGGDTVVVRCSERCHIHLMSEKNHIKDTQTDILSVQNRDNAWLTVPYTGVWNVLIDSHSQSLEHSISYIAA
- a CDS encoding gamma-glutamylcyclotransferase, yielding MLTRDFLINADCKTAFGAIEESLLWSAEQRTASLAATLACRPDDGPVWIFGYGSLMWNPALEFDESCTGTLVGWHRAFCLRLTAGRGTACQPGRMLALKEGGRTTGVAYRLPEVSLEQELTLLWKREMITGCYLPTWCQLDLDDGRTVNALVFIMDPRHPLYESDTRAQVIAPLIAKASGPLGTNAQYLFSLEQALLKLGMQDECLDDLVANVRGLLGEGMPEGVMRPGFA
- the chaB gene encoding putative cation transport regulator ChaB; translated protein: MPYKSKKDLPDNVQNVLPAHAQDIYKEAFNSAWDQYKDKEDRRDDASREETAHKVAWAAVKNDYEKGDDDKWHKKS